A single region of the Elizabethkingia sp. JS20170427COW genome encodes:
- a CDS encoding SusC/RagA family TonB-linked outer membrane protein produces MGRKLTSTSGCFKVAIAFFVGISSVQMAVAQTGKKADSTKTKEIEEVVMVGYGKQKKMNLTTAVSTISKETLENRAVPTVANMIQGAAPGLVVTRSSGRVSGQGLNLEIRGATSASGTVAPLIVIDGVVSQTSTFTSLNPNDIESISVLKDGGATAIYGAQSAGGVILVTTKRGKSGKARISLSSNSAFSMPSNLPKRLSLIDEMEYVNLARENAGLSPEYTDTDLQYARDGVEFVLDPTTNLWKTYNQKSIIKQTFREVYPLINNNLQVTGGSDRITYMASIGNMQQSGIIKVGDDFFSRWNGRVNFTAKVNDYVKIEINSAYTSEAVNNPQDGGYGLEGGGNGIFRQLYNSRLRFPIFNPDGSYYISGTSSAFGYALLRDGGFNQDRKENFLNNITATISNIAKGLDFKLVYGRETKNTENRNFRRTVDYYAGPGANSLKQLNNPNNYSVANTKTIIENAQAIVNYAYKLQNHNFHIMGGYQLQKYRYSSLSASTKNLFVNDNPSLGFTSDPLNKSHSESISSDIMQSFFGRFNYDYQGKYLFEATIRSDESSRLTSGNRIKVFPSFSLGWNVAKENWFESISSILNEFKPRASWAKVGSNIGIGYYDYIAQLSTGSNLLLGNSKYTYVYQNKLPAEILGWETIETQNIGADFALFNRKLTGSFDYFNKYNNNMLVPITLPETVGINVPKQNAGKLKTWGWELSLSYNDKVGSDFSYRITANLADNQNRLLKYDGASNIVYSGVNGLVEGYALNSIWAYKSDGYFQNANELINAPSYAKLLNKAGVPGVGDVRYIDINRDGEISAGKNTLDDHGDLVYMGDLNPRYQFGLNVAMNYKNIDFSFFIQGIGKRNFKPSNELIQPQLYSWYLPMSFQMDYWTPDNPNAAFPRPYISGNHNYVNSDKWFLNGAYARLKNVQIGYSISKEALKGSPISRFRIYASAEDILTFSKFPKAFKGVLDPEQPNGAVAGYPFAKTVSIGVNIDF; encoded by the coding sequence ATGGGAAGAAAATTAACAAGTACTTCCGGTTGTTTTAAAGTGGCAATAGCTTTTTTTGTAGGGATTTCGTCCGTGCAAATGGCTGTTGCCCAAACTGGAAAAAAAGCCGATTCTACTAAAACGAAAGAAATTGAAGAAGTAGTAATGGTAGGATATGGAAAACAAAAAAAGATGAATTTAACAACCGCTGTAAGTACAATATCTAAAGAAACACTGGAGAATAGAGCAGTTCCTACCGTAGCTAATATGATACAGGGGGCGGCTCCTGGACTAGTGGTTACGAGATCTTCGGGTAGGGTTTCAGGACAGGGACTTAATTTAGAAATTAGAGGAGCAACTTCGGCTAGTGGTACTGTAGCACCATTAATAGTTATTGATGGTGTGGTTAGCCAAACTTCGACATTTACATCCTTGAATCCAAATGATATTGAGAGTATAAGTGTATTGAAAGATGGAGGGGCTACTGCAATTTATGGAGCTCAATCTGCAGGAGGGGTTATTTTGGTTACCACAAAAAGAGGAAAGAGTGGAAAAGCAAGAATATCTCTATCTAGTAACTCAGCATTTTCAATGCCAAGTAATTTACCCAAAAGATTGTCATTAATAGATGAAATGGAGTATGTAAACCTGGCACGCGAAAATGCAGGATTATCTCCAGAGTATACAGATACAGATCTTCAATATGCCAGAGATGGAGTTGAATTCGTCTTAGATCCAACAACTAACCTTTGGAAAACATATAATCAAAAATCCATTATTAAACAGACTTTTAGAGAGGTTTACCCGCTAATTAATAATAACTTGCAAGTAACTGGAGGAAGTGATAGAATCACTTATATGGCTTCTATTGGAAATATGCAGCAGAGTGGGATTATTAAAGTAGGAGATGATTTTTTTTCTAGATGGAATGGTAGGGTAAATTTTACAGCAAAAGTTAATGATTATGTTAAAATAGAAATTAATAGTGCTTATACTTCTGAAGCTGTTAATAACCCTCAAGATGGAGGCTATGGATTAGAAGGTGGAGGAAATGGTATTTTTAGACAGTTATATAATTCTAGATTAAGGTTTCCTATTTTTAACCCTGATGGGTCTTATTACATAAGTGGGACATCATCCGCTTTTGGTTATGCTCTTTTACGAGATGGAGGTTTTAACCAGGATAGAAAGGAGAACTTTTTAAACAATATTACAGCAACAATTAGTAATATAGCCAAAGGGCTTGATTTTAAATTGGTGTATGGAAGAGAAACAAAAAATACGGAGAATAGAAATTTTAGAAGAACAGTAGATTATTATGCTGGACCTGGAGCTAATTCGTTAAAGCAATTGAATAATCCTAATAATTATTCTGTAGCAAATACAAAAACAATAATAGAAAATGCCCAGGCAATAGTAAATTACGCATATAAATTACAGAATCATAATTTTCACATTATGGGAGGATATCAGTTACAAAAGTACAGATATAGTTCCCTATCTGCTAGTACAAAGAATTTATTTGTTAATGATAATCCAAGTTTAGGATTTACTTCAGATCCTTTAAATAAATCTCATTCTGAATCGATAAGTTCGGATATTATGCAATCTTTCTTTGGTAGGTTTAATTATGATTACCAAGGTAAGTATTTATTTGAAGCTACTATTAGAAGTGATGAAAGTTCTCGATTAACATCTGGAAATAGGATTAAAGTATTTCCATCTTTTTCATTAGGATGGAATGTAGCTAAGGAAAATTGGTTTGAAAGCATATCGTCTATATTAAATGAATTTAAACCAAGAGCCTCATGGGCAAAAGTAGGATCTAATATTGGGATAGGATATTATGATTACATTGCCCAATTATCTACAGGGTCTAATTTGTTATTAGGAAATAGTAAATATACCTATGTATATCAAAATAAATTACCTGCAGAAATATTAGGTTGGGAGACGATTGAAACTCAGAATATAGGAGCGGACTTTGCTCTGTTTAATAGAAAGTTAACGGGTAGTTTTGATTATTTCAATAAGTATAATAATAACATGCTAGTCCCAATTACTCTTCCAGAAACAGTAGGCATTAACGTACCTAAGCAAAATGCAGGTAAGCTAAAAACTTGGGGATGGGAGTTAAGTTTATCTTATAATGACAAAGTAGGAAGTGATTTTAGTTATAGGATTACCGCTAATCTTGCAGATAATCAAAATAGGTTGCTTAAGTACGATGGAGCTAGCAATATTGTATATAGCGGAGTTAATGGATTGGTGGAAGGTTATGCACTAAATTCGATTTGGGCATATAAATCTGATGGATATTTTCAAAATGCTAATGAATTGATTAATGCTCCTAGTTATGCAAAATTGCTTAATAAAGCAGGAGTACCTGGGGTTGGTGATGTTCGATATATAGATATAAATAGAGATGGAGAAATCAGTGCTGGTAAAAATACATTAGACGACCATGGAGATTTAGTATATATGGGAGATCTTAACCCTAGATATCAATTCGGTTTAAATGTAGCGATGAATTATAAGAACATAGATTTTAGCTTCTTTATTCAGGGTATTGGAAAAAGAAACTTTAAACCGAGCAATGAGTTAATACAACCTCAATTGTATTCATGGTACTTGCCAATGTCTTTCCAAATGGATTATTGGACACCAGATAATCCTAATGCTGCATTTCCTAGACCATATATTTCAGGAAATCATAATTACGTAAATTCAGATAAATGGTTTTTAAATGGAGCCTATGCAAGGCTTAAAAATGTACAAATAGGATATTCCATATCTAAAGAAGCTTTAAAAGGATCTCCTATTTCAAGATTTAGAATATATGCCTCAGCAGAGGATATACTTACTTTCTCCAAATTCCCTAAAGCTTTTAAGGGAGTATTGGATCCAGAACAACCAAATGGAGCTGTTGCAGGTTATCCGTTTGCTAAAACAGTATCCATAGGAGTAAATATCGATTTTTAA
- a CDS encoding heparinase II/III family protein: MKNAIVEKGLKPSFDKKYNAWLQVKNNWNQVCNAGMTVGAMAVYEDYPELAEKIIERSIQSVQIPMKRYAPDGTCPEGYSCWAYGTTYSVLLIDALEGVLETYFGLKKSPGFLKTASFFQQLLGPTQQSFNYSDGNSTPEMAAASFWFAHQNNTPSLAWNDVQMIKEGNAKMMEADRFLPFVLIWGNRLGKDKIQRPQQLFWSRDGENLVALMRTSWKNKDALSLGFKLGSHNMEYGHMDVGSFVFDALGERWSMDFKMQSYITLEQKGLNLWTYGQNSDRWTVFRYKNQSHSTLTFDEQLQVVKGKAVLGKTSSHPNFSFAISDISELYANKVKKAVRGVALRNKKYALIQDEITTGPSSVKLRWSMPTEAKAEVLSPNELLLTKNGEKLLLKVHSDVPVQATTWSTTSPNDFDAPNPGSGIVGFEANIPSESEATFSVQLIPKAKVLKSEKIIPLSQW; the protein is encoded by the coding sequence TTGAAAAATGCTATTGTTGAAAAAGGGTTGAAGCCTTCCTTTGATAAAAAATACAATGCGTGGCTGCAAGTAAAAAATAATTGGAACCAAGTATGTAATGCAGGTATGACAGTAGGAGCAATGGCAGTTTATGAAGACTATCCAGAATTAGCAGAAAAAATTATTGAAAGAAGTATACAGTCAGTACAAATCCCAATGAAGAGGTATGCTCCCGATGGTACTTGTCCTGAAGGATATTCCTGCTGGGCGTATGGAACTACTTATAGTGTATTGTTAATAGATGCTTTAGAAGGTGTTTTAGAAACCTATTTTGGATTGAAGAAATCGCCAGGTTTTCTTAAAACGGCAAGTTTTTTTCAACAGCTTTTAGGGCCTACTCAGCAGTCTTTTAACTATTCAGATGGCAATTCTACTCCGGAAATGGCAGCCGCTAGCTTTTGGTTTGCTCATCAGAATAATACACCATCTTTAGCTTGGAATGACGTGCAGATGATAAAAGAGGGAAATGCTAAAATGATGGAGGCTGATCGATTTCTGCCTTTTGTGCTTATCTGGGGAAATCGTTTAGGGAAAGATAAAATACAGAGGCCCCAGCAATTATTTTGGTCAAGGGATGGGGAAAACTTGGTGGCTTTGATGAGAACGAGTTGGAAAAATAAAGATGCTTTGTCTTTAGGTTTTAAATTAGGTTCACATAATATGGAGTATGGGCATATGGATGTAGGATCCTTCGTTTTTGATGCACTGGGAGAACGTTGGAGTATGGATTTTAAAATGCAAAGTTATATTACTTTAGAACAAAAAGGATTAAATCTTTGGACTTATGGGCAGAATTCTGATAGATGGACGGTTTTCCGTTATAAAAACCAATCGCATAGCACCCTAACTTTTGATGAACAATTACAAGTAGTCAAAGGGAAGGCTGTCCTAGGAAAAACTTCTTCTCATCCTAATTTTAGCTTTGCTATTTCCGATATTAGTGAATTATATGCAAATAAGGTAAAAAAGGCAGTAAGAGGTGTAGCTTTGCGTAATAAAAAATACGCATTAATACAAGATGAAATAACCACGGGGCCTAGTTCTGTAAAGCTAAGATGGAGTATGCCTACAGAAGCAAAAGCTGAAGTGTTATCTCCCAATGAATTATTGCTCACTAAAAATGGTGAAAAATTATTGTTAAAAGTACATTCGGATGTTCCTGTACAAGCCACAACATGGTCTACAACTTCTCCTAATGATTTTGATGCCCCTAATCCGGGTTCTGGTATTGTAGGTTTTGAAGCCAATATTCCTTCAGAAAGCGAAGCTACATTCTCCGTTCAATTAATCCCTAAAGCTAAAGTATTGAAAAGCGAAAAAATCATCCCTTTAAGTCAATGGTAA
- the pafA gene encoding alkaline phosphatase PafA — MLKSKVWMLGLLAMSGSFTAQDKLNNVPRPKLVVGLVVDQMRWDYLYRYYSKYEEGGFKRMLNTGYSLNNVHIDYIPTYTAIGHTSIFTGSVPSIHGIAGNNWYDRETGDSAYCTEDKTVQPVGTSSLEMGQHSPRNLWSTTVTDELRMATNFEAKVVGVSLKDRASILPAGHNPTAAFWFDDTTGDFISSSYYMKDLPQWAKDFNKQKYPSQLIAKGWNTLLPIKEYTESSADNVAWEDVLGSKKTPTFPYSDLAKDYEKKKGIIRTTPYGNTLSLLMADAAIDGYQLGADEVTDFLTVNLASTDYVGHNFGPNSIEVEDTYIRLDRDLAKFFSTLDQKIGKGNYTVFLSADHGGAHSVGFMQENKMPAGFSGDGIKKELNTLLQNKFGVEKLVLASTNNQVYLNKKAIKEKDLSYGDVMDMALEYLRDRSDILYASDMEELTETSIPEPIKTRAINGYNWKRSGDIQYIPKDGYISSYAKKGTTHGAWNSYDSHIPLIFMGWGIQKGESNKAYHMTDIAPTVSALLKIQFPSGAIGQPITEVLGK, encoded by the coding sequence ATGTTGAAGTCTAAAGTATGGATGCTAGGCTTGCTTGCGATGTCAGGAAGTTTTACCGCTCAAGATAAATTAAATAATGTACCTCGACCAAAATTAGTGGTAGGTCTGGTAGTAGACCAAATGAGATGGGATTATCTATATCGTTATTATTCGAAATATGAAGAAGGCGGTTTTAAAAGAATGCTGAATACAGGATATTCTTTAAATAATGTTCATATCGATTACATCCCAACCTATACAGCAATAGGGCATACCAGTATCTTTACAGGATCTGTACCTTCTATACACGGAATAGCAGGTAATAATTGGTATGATAGAGAAACAGGAGACTCAGCATATTGTACAGAAGACAAAACAGTACAACCTGTTGGGACTAGTTCTTTAGAAATGGGACAACACTCCCCAAGAAACCTTTGGTCTACAACCGTTACCGATGAGCTAAGAATGGCGACAAACTTTGAAGCTAAGGTAGTGGGAGTTTCTTTAAAAGATAGAGCGTCTATTCTTCCTGCGGGGCATAATCCAACCGCTGCTTTTTGGTTTGATGATACAACAGGAGACTTCATCAGTAGTTCATACTATATGAAAGATCTTCCTCAATGGGCAAAGGACTTCAATAAGCAAAAATATCCAAGTCAGTTGATTGCAAAAGGATGGAATACGCTTTTACCAATAAAAGAATATACAGAAAGTTCAGCGGATAATGTAGCTTGGGAAGATGTGTTAGGAAGTAAAAAAACGCCAACTTTCCCTTATTCGGATTTGGCAAAAGATTACGAAAAGAAAAAAGGAATTATCCGTACTACTCCTTATGGTAATACATTGTCCTTATTGATGGCAGATGCTGCAATAGATGGGTATCAGCTAGGGGCAGATGAGGTAACTGATTTTCTTACCGTTAATTTAGCTTCTACAGATTATGTTGGGCATAATTTTGGACCTAATTCTATAGAAGTGGAAGATACTTACATTCGTTTGGATAGAGATTTAGCTAAATTCTTTTCGACTTTAGATCAAAAAATAGGGAAAGGAAATTATACAGTATTCCTTTCAGCAGATCATGGAGGAGCTCATTCTGTAGGATTTATGCAAGAAAATAAAATGCCTGCAGGATTCTCCGGAGACGGAATTAAAAAAGAATTGAATACTTTGCTTCAGAATAAATTTGGGGTCGAAAAATTAGTACTCGCTTCTACCAATAATCAAGTATATTTAAATAAGAAAGCTATAAAAGAGAAGGACTTAAGCTACGGAGATGTGATGGATATGGCATTGGAGTATCTTAGAGACAGAAGCGATATACTTTACGCTTCAGATATGGAAGAGCTTACAGAAACATCAATCCCAGAGCCTATTAAGACGCGTGCAATTAATGGCTATAATTGGAAACGTAGTGGAGATATACAATATATTCCTAAAGATGGATATATTTCTTCATATGCTAAAAAAGGGACTACTCACGGAGCTTGGAATTCCTATGACTCGCATATTCCATTGATTTTTATGGGATGGGGAATCCAAAAAGGAGAATCTAATAAAGCTTATCATATGACGGATATTGCACCTACGGTATCTGCTTTGTTGAAAATCCAATTCCCTAGTGGGGCAATAGGTCAACCGATTACCGAAGTTTTAGGTAAGTAA
- the pfkA gene encoding 6-phosphofructokinase, whose product MTESQVKKIGVLTSGGDSPGMNAAIRAVVRTAHYYQIECFGIREGYAGLMEGNCLKLGPRSVKHIINQGGTILKSARSLEFKTPEGRKRAYEQCQKLGIDALVVIGGDGTFTGAKIFCEEFGIKVIGVPGTIDNDIFGTDFTIGYDTALNTAMQAIDKIRDTATSHNRVFFVEVMGRDAGFIALNSGLATGAIDILIPEKKDSIDELFETFIRTEKTGKSSSIIVVAEGEKLASTYELAQKTKEKFPEFDIRVSILGHMQRGGAPSCADRVLASRLGYGAVIGLMEGKTNVMAGIQSNQLVFTPIEDAIKKSNEIDSELVKIAEILAI is encoded by the coding sequence ATGACTGAATCACAGGTAAAGAAAATAGGAGTGTTAACCTCCGGGGGAGACTCTCCAGGAATGAATGCGGCTATTAGAGCTGTTGTTAGAACGGCTCACTATTATCAAATAGAATGCTTTGGGATCCGTGAAGGGTATGCTGGACTTATGGAAGGCAATTGCTTGAAATTAGGTCCTAGATCTGTAAAACATATCATCAACCAAGGTGGGACAATTTTAAAATCGGCAAGATCTTTAGAATTTAAAACCCCTGAGGGAAGAAAAAGAGCATACGAGCAATGTCAGAAATTAGGAATTGATGCTTTAGTAGTCATTGGTGGAGATGGTACTTTTACAGGTGCTAAAATCTTCTGTGAAGAATTTGGCATAAAAGTAATCGGCGTACCAGGGACTATTGACAACGATATCTTTGGTACTGACTTCACTATAGGTTATGATACAGCTCTTAACACTGCTATGCAGGCTATTGATAAAATTAGAGATACTGCTACCTCCCACAACCGAGTATTTTTTGTAGAAGTAATGGGTAGAGACGCTGGTTTTATCGCTCTTAATAGTGGGCTTGCTACAGGTGCTATCGACATCTTAATCCCAGAGAAGAAAGATAGCATCGATGAGCTTTTTGAAACTTTTATCAGAACTGAAAAAACAGGAAAAAGCTCTAGTATTATCGTAGTAGCTGAGGGAGAAAAATTAGCATCCACTTATGAACTCGCTCAAAAAACTAAAGAGAAATTCCCTGAGTTTGATATCAGAGTTTCTATCCTTGGCCATATGCAGAGAGGAGGAGCTCCTAGTTGTGCGGATAGAGTACTTGCCAGCAGATTAGGATACGGAGCTGTTATAGGACTTATGGAAGGTAAAACCAATGTAATGGCGGGAATACAATCTAACCAATTGGTATTTACCCCTATTGAAGATGCTATTAAAAAGAGTAATGAAATTGATAGCGAACTTGTAAAGATCGCTGAGATTTTAGCTATATAA
- the gap gene encoding type I glyceraldehyde-3-phosphate dehydrogenase, with protein MSKIKVGINGFGRIGRLVFRAMAERENIEVVGINDLIDAEYMAYMLKYDSVHGKFNGEVSVEGNHLIVNGNKIRITAEKDPNNLKWDEVGAEYIVESTGLFLTKEKAQAHLNAGAKKVILSAPSKDDTPMFVMGVNHLELTDDIKILSNASCTTNCLAPLAKVIHENFGIVEGLMTTVHATTATQKTVDGPSMKDWRGGRSALNNIIPSSTGAAKAVGKVIPSLNGKLTGMSFRVPTADVSVVDLTVRLEKATSYEEICQAVKAASEGALKGILGYTEDAVVSQDFVGEKHTSVFDKNAGIMLSPNFVKLVSWYDNEMGYSNKLVDILIHSASL; from the coding sequence ATGTCAAAAATCAAAGTTGGTATTAACGGATTTGGTAGAATTGGTCGTCTTGTATTTAGAGCAATGGCTGAGAGAGAAAATATCGAAGTAGTAGGAATCAACGACCTTATCGATGCCGAATACATGGCTTATATGTTAAAATATGACTCTGTACACGGAAAATTCAACGGTGAAGTATCTGTAGAAGGTAACCACCTTATCGTAAATGGTAACAAAATTCGTATCACTGCTGAGAAAGACCCTAACAACCTAAAATGGGATGAAGTAGGTGCAGAATACATCGTAGAATCTACTGGTTTATTCTTGACAAAAGAAAAAGCTCAGGCTCACTTAAACGCTGGTGCTAAAAAAGTAATCCTTTCTGCTCCTTCAAAAGATGATACTCCAATGTTTGTAATGGGTGTTAACCACCTAGAACTTACAGACGATATCAAAATCCTTTCTAATGCTTCTTGTACTACAAACTGTTTAGCTCCTTTAGCAAAAGTTATCCACGAGAACTTTGGTATTGTAGAAGGTCTTATGACTACTGTTCACGCAACTACAGCTACTCAAAAAACTGTTGATGGTCCATCAATGAAAGACTGGAGAGGTGGACGTTCTGCTCTTAACAACATCATCCCTTCTTCTACTGGTGCTGCTAAAGCTGTAGGAAAAGTAATCCCTTCTCTTAACGGTAAACTTACTGGGATGTCTTTCAGAGTACCTACTGCTGACGTTTCTGTAGTTGACTTAACTGTAAGATTAGAAAAAGCTACTTCTTATGAAGAAATTTGCCAAGCTGTAAAAGCAGCTTCTGAAGGTGCTTTAAAAGGTATCTTAGGATATACTGAAGATGCAGTAGTTTCTCAAGATTTTGTAGGTGAAAAACACACTTCTGTTTTTGATAAAAACGCTGGTATCATGTTGTCTCCTAACTTTGTTAAACTTGTTTCTTGGTATGACAATGAAATGGGTTACTCTAACAAATTAGTAGATATATTAATCCATTCTGCTAGCTTGTAA
- a CDS encoding RagB/SusD family nutrient uptake outer membrane protein: protein MKRNIIYIGLLSLSLLSINSCNTDRFPETTISDGNFWNSASDVKLAANFFYTTLPGLGTSDVTVDNWGTFAYPNDKGNSISDGSRVAPATTGDYSYSNIFQANKLIEMAPQVIAKGADATEVNRYVGEARFFRAWYYYNMLIRFGGVPIITKTMQINDPDIYKARDSREDVLKLIYEDLDYAISVLRAPDQIQAAKEYGRITNTAALAFKSRVALFEGTRAKFHNYGNYREHLMLAKDAAEKVIKSGMHALYSTPSKGDQGETVNNAYYNLFQEEGEGRVNKENIIVRLYGVNDANNISSSAVQRYLEGNNIVPTNNFVSQYLMVDGLPIDKSPLFQKPNANMTHAEFFKGRDPRMGFSIFKRGDEYISSTNYTIPNPTLQRSGYGIRKYANKVAWASQKSYIDRPILRYAEVLLNYAEAVYELNGSISDADLEITVNALRARLPQVNIGTDTHPNFVNMAKLTNSFVTSNGLNMRDEIRRERSIELGFEGLSYWDLIRWKTAEIELPKTLLGSYLFKDMLEGGWSKSTKVDANNYIILQDKSLRTFDPEKDYLWPLPLAEIAKNPKIEQNPKW from the coding sequence ATGAAACGAAATATTATATACATAGGCTTATTAAGTCTATCTTTACTGAGTATTAATTCTTGTAATACAGATAGATTTCCTGAAACAACAATATCAGATGGTAATTTTTGGAATTCGGCATCGGATGTTAAATTGGCAGCAAACTTTTTTTATACTACCCTTCCAGGGTTAGGTACTTCAGATGTAACTGTGGATAATTGGGGGACATTTGCTTATCCAAATGATAAAGGTAACTCAATTAGCGATGGTAGTAGGGTTGCTCCAGCCACAACAGGAGATTATAGCTATTCAAATATTTTCCAAGCGAATAAATTAATAGAAATGGCTCCCCAGGTAATAGCGAAAGGAGCGGATGCTACAGAAGTCAATCGCTATGTTGGAGAAGCTAGGTTTTTTAGAGCTTGGTATTATTATAATATGTTAATCCGCTTTGGGGGAGTGCCTATTATTACGAAAACTATGCAGATTAATGATCCAGATATTTATAAAGCTAGAGATAGTAGGGAAGATGTTCTAAAGCTTATTTATGAAGATCTAGATTATGCGATTAGTGTATTAAGAGCTCCAGATCAAATCCAAGCAGCTAAAGAATATGGGCGTATTACCAATACAGCAGCCTTGGCGTTTAAATCTAGAGTAGCATTGTTTGAAGGAACTCGAGCGAAATTTCATAATTATGGGAACTATCGAGAACATCTTATGTTAGCAAAAGATGCGGCTGAGAAGGTGATAAAATCGGGCATGCATGCTTTGTATTCCACTCCTTCTAAAGGGGATCAAGGAGAAACTGTTAATAATGCTTATTATAATTTATTTCAAGAAGAAGGAGAGGGAAGAGTAAATAAAGAAAATATTATCGTAAGATTATATGGAGTAAATGATGCCAATAATATCTCATCGTCTGCAGTACAAAGATATTTAGAAGGTAATAATATAGTGCCAACTAATAACTTTGTAAGTCAATATTTAATGGTAGATGGTTTACCAATTGATAAATCTCCATTATTTCAAAAACCTAACGCTAATATGACTCATGCAGAATTTTTTAAAGGAAGGGATCCTAGGATGGGATTTTCTATTTTTAAAAGAGGAGATGAGTATATATCGAGTACCAATTATACAATACCTAATCCGACCTTACAAAGAAGTGGATATGGTATAAGAAAATATGCTAATAAAGTAGCATGGGCTAGCCAGAAGTCTTATATTGATAGGCCTATATTAAGATATGCGGAAGTTCTTTTAAATTATGCAGAAGCAGTCTATGAGCTTAACGGCTCCATTAGCGATGCTGATTTAGAAATTACAGTTAATGCATTAAGAGCACGTTTGCCTCAGGTGAATATAGGTACTGATACCCATCCTAATTTTGTAAATATGGCAAAATTAACAAATTCTTTTGTTACTTCTAATGGTTTGAATATGAGGGATGAAATAAGAAGAGAACGTTCAATTGAATTAGGTTTTGAGGGGTTGAGTTATTGGGATCTTATTCGTTGGAAAACAGCTGAAATAGAACTGCCAAAAACATTATTAGGAAGTTATCTATTTAAAGATATGTTAGAAGGAGGTTGGTCTAAATCCACAAAAGTAGATGCTAATAATTATATTATACTACAAGATAAGTCTTTACGAACTTTTGATCCAGAGAAAGATTATTTATGGCCTTTACCTTTAGCAGAAATAGCAAAAAATCCTAAAATTGAACAAAATCCTAAATGGTGA
- the dusB gene encoding tRNA dihydrouridine synthase DusB: protein MVKIGNIELPDFPLLLAPMEDVSDPPFRKLCKMHGADLMYSEFISSEGLIRDAIKSRKKLDIFDYERPVGIQIFGGDEEAMAMSARIVETVQPDLVDINFGCPVKKVVCKGAGAGVLKDIDLMVRLTKAVVNSTELPVTVKTRLGWDDASINIDEVAERLQETGIKALTIHARTRAQMYKGEADWEHISRIKNNPNIEIPIFGNGDIDSPEKALEYREKYNCDGIMIGRGAIGYPWIFNEVKHFFETGEILPKPTVKDRLLAVRQHAEWSVEWKGERAGLVEMRQHYNNYFKGIPHFKELKSKFLQALSLEELYSLLQKAEEEFGGA, encoded by the coding sequence ATGGTAAAAATTGGTAATATAGAACTCCCAGATTTTCCGCTACTACTTGCTCCTATGGAAGATGTATCGGATCCTCCTTTTAGAAAACTTTGTAAAATGCATGGGGCCGATCTCATGTATTCGGAATTTATTTCCTCGGAAGGATTAATCAGGGATGCAATTAAAAGTCGTAAAAAATTAGATATCTTCGATTATGAAAGGCCTGTAGGCATACAAATATTCGGGGGAGATGAGGAAGCTATGGCCATGTCGGCAAGGATTGTAGAAACTGTTCAGCCCGATTTAGTAGATATCAATTTTGGCTGTCCCGTAAAAAAAGTAGTATGCAAAGGGGCAGGTGCAGGGGTTTTAAAAGATATCGACCTTATGGTGAGACTTACCAAAGCTGTAGTAAACTCCACTGAACTTCCCGTAACGGTAAAAACCCGTTTGGGATGGGATGATGCGAGCATTAACATTGATGAAGTAGCAGAAAGACTACAGGAAACAGGGATAAAAGCCCTTACCATACACGCCAGAACTAGAGCGCAAATGTACAAAGGAGAGGCTGATTGGGAACATATTTCTAGAATTAAAAACAACCCCAATATTGAGATCCCTATCTTTGGAAATGGAGATATCGACTCACCAGAAAAAGCTTTAGAATACCGTGAAAAATACAATTGTGATGGAATTATGATTGGTAGAGGAGCTATCGGTTATCCATGGATTTTCAATGAAGTAAAACACTTTTTTGAGACAGGTGAAATCCTTCCTAAACCTACTGTAAAAGACCGCCTATTAGCTGTTAGACAACACGCTGAGTGGTCGGTAGAATGGAAGGGAGAAAGAGCTGGCCTTGTGGAAATGAGACAACATTACAATAACTACTTCAAAGGAATCCCTCACTTTAAGGAGTTAAAATCTAAATTTTTACAAGCCCTTTCTTTAGAAGAATTATATAGCCTATTACAAAAGGCAGAAGAAGAATTTGGTGGGGCATAA